In Paraburkholderia caribensis, a single window of DNA contains:
- a CDS encoding heme oxygenase-like domain-containing protein, with amino-acid sequence MERWDIDRYRRPALVPCELSAGIEGLTIGVGDDAVDLSFEGVGRDEVAEVVTQLMRPSSDVWMRLNEGACPAWIRTLTVQLDALSLIEETDSGIDSVRSDAQHAMALCRDVAKRLAAVVGRRPGMYREVLGVVHHMLTNDAPNRDTTPGAFPFSGKESGPFAGNFALQSLHFQVAYARQNAPELLLAWQHMLGEVFRQAGWHPAVAIPDDAPLQHLHSAASLDSLDLEMYLLSFAHFVEIAPLRVGRRMTSADTERLREPCSGLALAARAERLLLGALDRLGSNAFASAVLASREITPLVKGLYVEQYHVTDRFVEILGPLLSRRLKRNLRARLFQYFQEEYGHEAFELATCVALGMNEAEVRASVPLPLTALYIDAYTVLAHRLPTAFFTSIMVTEGLRDQHSPVHEHIAGLVESALHAGDIVAKHGETNDELNHPSLSRLFLADVAHVSAAEQRYSLEAALFMLEVNMRQLESVAFFYGDQTRLQFHGLREGRRPLEI; translated from the coding sequence ATGGAACGCTGGGATATCGATCGATACAGACGGCCGGCGCTGGTGCCGTGCGAGCTGTCGGCGGGCATCGAGGGACTGACGATCGGCGTAGGTGACGATGCCGTCGACCTGTCCTTCGAAGGCGTCGGGCGCGACGAGGTGGCCGAGGTGGTCACGCAACTGATGCGGCCTTCATCCGATGTCTGGATGCGGCTCAACGAAGGCGCGTGCCCAGCGTGGATTCGCACCCTGACGGTGCAGCTGGATGCGCTGTCGCTGATCGAAGAGACGGATAGCGGCATCGACAGCGTCAGGTCGGATGCGCAGCATGCGATGGCGTTGTGTCGCGACGTCGCGAAGCGCCTCGCCGCTGTTGTCGGGCGCCGGCCTGGGATGTATCGGGAGGTGCTGGGCGTCGTCCATCATATGCTCACGAACGACGCCCCCAATCGCGACACGACGCCTGGCGCGTTCCCGTTTTCGGGCAAGGAGAGCGGGCCGTTCGCCGGCAACTTCGCGCTTCAGTCGCTTCATTTTCAGGTGGCGTATGCGCGGCAGAACGCGCCCGAACTCCTGCTCGCGTGGCAGCACATGCTCGGCGAAGTGTTCCGCCAGGCGGGCTGGCATCCAGCGGTAGCCATTCCGGACGATGCGCCGCTTCAACATTTGCACAGCGCCGCATCGCTCGATTCCCTCGATCTCGAAATGTATCTGCTGTCGTTCGCGCATTTCGTCGAGATCGCACCTTTGCGGGTCGGCAGGCGCATGACGTCGGCGGATACGGAGCGTTTGCGCGAACCCTGCAGCGGTCTCGCGCTCGCCGCCCGCGCGGAGCGCCTGTTGCTCGGCGCGCTCGATCGACTGGGCAGCAACGCGTTTGCTTCGGCCGTGCTCGCGAGCCGGGAAATCACGCCGCTCGTGAAGGGGCTGTACGTCGAGCAGTATCACGTGACCGACCGCTTCGTCGAAATACTTGGGCCGCTGCTGTCGCGCCGCCTCAAACGCAATCTGCGCGCGCGGCTCTTTCAGTACTTCCAGGAAGAGTACGGTCACGAAGCGTTCGAACTCGCCACCTGCGTCGCGCTCGGCATGAACGAAGCCGAGGTGCGCGCCTCCGTACCGCTGCCGCTGACCGCGCTCTATATCGACGCGTACACGGTTCTCGCGCATCGCCTGCCCACCGCCTTCTTTACGTCGATCATGGTCACGGAAGGTCTGCGCGACCAGCACAGCCCCGTTCACGAGCACATTGCCGGGCTGGTCGAAAGCGCGCTGCATGCGGGCGACATCGTCGCAAAGCACGGCGAGACGAACGACGAACTGAATCATCCGAGCCTGTCGCGCCTGTTCCTCGCCGACGTTGCGCACGTGAGCGCGGCGGAGCAGCGCTATAGCCTCGAAGCGGCGCTCTTCATGCTCGAAGTGAACATGCGGCAACTGGAGTCGGTCGCGTTCTTTTACGGCGATCAGACGCGGCTCCAGTTTCATGGGCTGCGCGAAGGCAGGAGGCCGCTTGAAATCTGA
- a CDS encoding aspartate aminotransferase family protein, translated as MKSDDALDESDQRGVERTERFDSVNPYWERFLDEAGLDMTGARGDGCYVETADGRVLLDCLAGFGTANLGHAHAALLARFADALQRTSINVFPFECAESQLALANKLLTLSGQRFQKVFFATTGAEAVESAVKFAMTSTGRTDVVAFRDSFHGLSMFSSFMTGNPFWTEGLRWRPGNVHHVDAQNFAALEDVLASRKIAAVVFEPVAGSSAAQHWTAHTASRLAALCRETGTKLIADEVYCGLGRTGTWFGIDTIGMDARAPEASVAPDMLVVSKGLTGGLVPLSAVLMNDGDFDAVFGAPGKAKVQGSTFGGNRLAMQCGLIVLDLVERGRLVENAAAMGALIGERIAARFDSRVTLHGTGLALSLRLDARLGRSMTDVWLDLIDGGVLAMPNSAAPDSLRLSPPLIFGVDEVEVLIDRLDEALQP; from the coding sequence TTGAAATCTGACGACGCGCTCGACGAATCAGACCAACGCGGGGTTGAGCGCACTGAGCGCTTCGACTCCGTGAATCCCTATTGGGAAAGGTTCCTCGACGAAGCGGGCCTCGACATGACGGGCGCGCGCGGCGACGGCTGTTATGTCGAAACAGCCGACGGCCGCGTGTTGCTCGATTGCCTCGCGGGCTTTGGCACGGCGAATCTCGGGCACGCGCATGCGGCGCTGCTCGCGCGCTTTGCCGACGCGCTTCAGCGCACGTCGATAAACGTGTTTCCGTTCGAATGCGCCGAATCTCAACTCGCGCTCGCCAATAAATTACTCACGCTCAGCGGCCAGCGCTTCCAGAAAGTGTTCTTCGCGACCACGGGCGCGGAGGCCGTCGAAAGCGCCGTGAAATTCGCGATGACGAGCACGGGGCGCACCGACGTGGTCGCCTTCCGCGACAGCTTCCACGGCCTGTCGATGTTTTCGTCATTCATGACGGGCAATCCGTTCTGGACGGAAGGGCTGCGCTGGAGGCCGGGCAACGTCCATCACGTCGACGCGCAGAACTTCGCCGCGCTCGAAGACGTACTCGCAAGCCGCAAGATCGCCGCCGTCGTGTTCGAGCCGGTGGCGGGGTCGTCGGCGGCGCAGCACTGGACGGCGCACACCGCGTCGCGTCTCGCGGCGCTGTGCCGCGAGACCGGAACGAAGCTGATCGCCGACGAGGTGTATTGCGGCCTCGGCCGTACGGGCACCTGGTTCGGCATCGACACAATCGGCATGGACGCCAGGGCACCCGAGGCATCGGTCGCGCCCGACATGCTGGTCGTATCGAAAGGGTTGACGGGCGGGTTGGTGCCGCTGTCGGCCGTGCTGATGAACGACGGCGATTTCGACGCCGTGTTCGGCGCGCCCGGCAAGGCGAAAGTGCAGGGCTCGACCTTCGGCGGCAACCGGCTTGCGATGCAGTGCGGACTGATCGTGCTCGACCTCGTCGAACGCGGACGGCTCGTCGAGAACGCGGCTGCGATGGGCGCGCTGATCGGCGAGCGCATCGCAGCGCGTTTCGATTCGCGCGTGACCTTGCACGGCACGGGCCTTGCGCTCAGCCTCAGGCTCGACGCGCGCCTCGGCAGAAGCATGACCGACGTCTGGCTCGATCTGATCGACGGCGGCGTGCTGGCGATGCCGAATTCCGCCGCGCCGGATTCGCTGCGCCTGTCGCCGCCGCTGATTTTCGGCGTGGATGAAGTGGAAGTTCTGATCGACCGACTCGACGAGGCGCTACAGCCATGA
- the rarD gene encoding EamA family transporter RarD, translating to MNANNPKQKEGAGYAALLVALCWWGLMPLYYWHLKAVSAPEMLAHRVFWSFVVLSAVIALKPALRQQMGDWRSFALALLPAVLLSANWVVYILASVTGNALQASLGYFLNPLLSAALGIVFLNERLNGLKAAALALGLAGTFVQCYAHGGVPVFAVMLTVTFSLLGLTRKVWPTRNAIVSTWRETVVMMPFALGYFGYLSSHHALAFTSLGVDASVLMMLAGPLTVVPLALYAYAMPLVSLTESAVMQYATPTVTFILALTVFHERLTTVDLTGYGLIWCGLALATYASVRRRPLVLAVAAPGTAQGTQSVQGVQGASVAPQNVSILAPHKKTPASAGVNRFWHSEGRPEPERRCEKSDA from the coding sequence ATGAATGCGAACAATCCGAAGCAGAAGGAGGGCGCCGGCTACGCTGCGCTGCTCGTGGCGCTCTGCTGGTGGGGCCTGATGCCGCTGTATTACTGGCATCTGAAGGCGGTGAGCGCGCCGGAGATGCTCGCGCATCGCGTGTTCTGGTCGTTCGTCGTGCTGTCGGCCGTGATTGCGCTCAAGCCCGCGCTACGGCAACAGATGGGCGACTGGCGATCGTTCGCGCTCGCGTTGTTGCCGGCGGTTTTGCTGTCCGCTAACTGGGTTGTGTACATCCTCGCGTCGGTGACGGGCAACGCGTTACAGGCGAGTCTCGGATACTTCCTGAATCCGCTGCTGTCGGCTGCGCTCGGCATTGTTTTTCTGAACGAGCGGCTTAACGGTCTGAAAGCGGCGGCACTGGCGCTCGGACTTGCAGGCACCTTCGTCCAGTGCTACGCGCACGGCGGGGTGCCCGTGTTCGCCGTGATGCTCACAGTCACATTCTCGCTGCTGGGGCTCACGCGCAAAGTGTGGCCGACGCGAAACGCGATCGTCAGCACGTGGCGCGAAACCGTCGTGATGATGCCGTTCGCGCTCGGCTATTTCGGCTATCTGAGCTCGCATCATGCGCTTGCGTTCACGTCGTTGGGCGTCGACGCGTCCGTGCTGATGATGCTGGCGGGGCCGCTGACCGTCGTGCCGCTCGCGCTCTACGCCTACGCGATGCCGCTGGTTTCGCTGACGGAATCGGCCGTGATGCAATACGCGACGCCGACCGTGACGTTCATCCTCGCGCTCACGGTCTTCCATGAACGGCTGACGACCGTCGATCTGACCGGCTATGGGTTGATCTGGTGCGGTCTCGCCCTCGCGACCTATGCGTCGGTCCGGCGCCGTCCGCTTGTGCTCGCCGTCGCCGCGCCAGGCACGGCGCAGGGAACGCAAAGTGTGCAGGGCGTGCAAGGTGCGAGCGTCGCGCCACAAAACGTGTCCATTCTGGCGCCGCACAAAAAGACGCCAGCTTCCGCTGGCGTGAATAGGTTCTGGCATTCCGAGGGCCGTCCAGAACCTGAGAGACGGTGCGAGAAGTCTGACGCATAA
- a CDS encoding tellurite resistance TerB family protein gives MTSSPGSYDDEPLVSMDMAGSAADAYRIGPAPGGARPAARSSARFVVPGESIDIHGLTVTGGFFYTGDVQRLHADSIEACVIDARFDVARDGADPAAGLGSVALSYGGLTPEQRRTYLEWLASDRKKSDINTGYLFFYLYGLERRVLVDGAAGKVGGDEFDAIARELRRLLNLDANYGWQKHVRALLDALSLVASRHTRMYLQPAPDGLATGYQVPLNVRVAFGQAALDQHPLPAGWALAWVKLDPMMVRRTAVARCPEEFDRVFMRQYRDRFGAGMILPANRTKLDASPQPSFRALKSVPVPGFLVGLPDIAAVNGTRNKLQLLMHESAAALDAYSRYLGRYPEAQGTLEATLTLPPALWPQATHDAIAALAAEVARETAVSTFGAVLARFGSGGKMTRDKAVVFTTALAEAGIAVEPDVRLGARTPKPTDAVALFAVAPSANPLPVDDAYDVATIIVDLAATVARADGDATQRETAVIEWQIDQWPHLSDAQRARLKARNLAQLAQPTASAGMKKKLGPLAHDVKATIASFLVHTANADGVVSREEVRLLEKVYRMLGIDPQRLYTDLHQHASGAAITPAGVKHVRKPAHAPRPVAVKHEFVLDATRIAALKEETARVSSMLADVFVEEAHGAATAVHIHETAQSAAVEERDMLAAQATAAVHDKALAEQFAETPAPESQAESESTLQTSEASGPLLGLDDAHSSFLRLLVTRGSWTRAELADAASHLELMLDGAIEQVNEASLDRWDEPLTDGDDPVEINQEVAQRLAA, from the coding sequence ATGACAAGTTCTCCCGGCTCGTATGACGACGAGCCGCTGGTATCGATGGACATGGCGGGCTCAGCCGCCGACGCTTACCGCATCGGCCCCGCGCCGGGCGGCGCGCGGCCTGCTGCGCGCTCGTCCGCGCGCTTTGTCGTGCCTGGCGAAAGCATCGATATCCATGGCCTGACGGTCACGGGAGGCTTCTTCTACACGGGCGACGTGCAACGCCTGCACGCTGATTCGATCGAGGCATGCGTGATCGACGCACGCTTCGACGTCGCCCGCGACGGCGCGGACCCGGCAGCCGGGCTTGGCAGCGTGGCGCTCAGCTATGGCGGGCTCACGCCGGAGCAACGCCGCACGTATCTCGAATGGCTCGCCTCCGATCGCAAGAAATCGGACATCAACACCGGCTATCTGTTTTTCTACCTGTACGGCCTGGAGCGGCGCGTGCTCGTCGACGGCGCGGCGGGCAAGGTGGGCGGCGACGAGTTCGACGCGATCGCCAGAGAGTTGCGGCGTCTGCTCAATCTCGACGCGAACTACGGCTGGCAAAAGCACGTGCGCGCGCTTCTCGATGCGTTGTCGCTGGTGGCGTCGCGGCATACGCGGATGTATCTGCAGCCCGCGCCCGACGGGCTCGCGACGGGCTATCAGGTGCCGCTGAACGTGCGCGTCGCGTTCGGCCAGGCGGCGCTCGACCAGCATCCGTTGCCGGCCGGCTGGGCGCTCGCGTGGGTCAAGCTCGATCCCATGATGGTGCGGCGCACGGCCGTCGCGCGGTGCCCCGAGGAGTTCGACCGCGTGTTCATGCGGCAGTATCGCGACCGTTTCGGCGCCGGCATGATCTTGCCCGCGAACCGCACGAAGCTCGACGCGTCGCCGCAGCCGTCGTTCCGCGCATTGAAGAGCGTGCCCGTGCCGGGTTTTCTGGTCGGTCTGCCCGATATCGCCGCCGTGAACGGCACGCGCAACAAACTGCAACTGTTGATGCACGAGAGCGCCGCCGCGCTCGACGCGTACAGCCGCTATCTCGGCCGCTATCCGGAGGCGCAGGGCACGCTGGAAGCGACGCTGACGCTGCCGCCCGCCTTGTGGCCGCAGGCGACGCACGACGCGATCGCCGCGCTGGCCGCCGAAGTCGCGCGCGAGACGGCTGTCAGCACGTTCGGCGCGGTGCTGGCGCGCTTCGGCTCGGGCGGCAAGATGACGCGCGACAAGGCCGTGGTATTCACGACCGCGCTCGCGGAAGCGGGCATCGCCGTCGAACCCGATGTGCGGCTGGGCGCGCGCACGCCGAAGCCGACCGACGCGGTCGCGCTGTTCGCCGTCGCGCCCAGCGCGAACCCGCTTCCCGTCGACGATGCATACGATGTCGCGACGATCATCGTGGATCTCGCCGCGACGGTCGCGCGCGCGGACGGCGATGCGACCCAGCGCGAGACGGCCGTGATCGAATGGCAGATCGACCAGTGGCCGCACTTGTCCGATGCGCAGCGTGCGCGGCTGAAAGCGCGCAATCTCGCGCAACTCGCACAGCCGACGGCGAGCGCCGGCATGAAGAAGAAACTGGGACCGCTCGCGCACGACGTGAAGGCGACGATCGCCTCGTTTCTGGTGCACACCGCGAATGCCGATGGCGTCGTGTCGCGCGAAGAAGTGCGTTTGCTGGAGAAGGTGTACCGGATGCTCGGCATCGATCCGCAGCGCCTGTACACCGACCTGCATCAGCACGCGAGCGGCGCGGCCATCACGCCAGCGGGCGTGAAGCATGTCAGGAAGCCCGCACATGCGCCCAGGCCCGTCGCGGTGAAACACGAGTTTGTGCTCGACGCGACGCGCATCGCCGCGCTGAAGGAAGAGACGGCGCGTGTCTCTTCGATGCTGGCCGACGTGTTCGTCGAGGAAGCGCATGGGGCCGCCACGGCCGTGCACATCCACGAAACGGCGCAGTCGGCCGCTGTCGAGGAACGGGACATGCTTGCGGCACAGGCAACGGCCGCTGTGCATGACAAAGCGCTCGCCGAACAGTTTGCCGAAACGCCCGCGCCTGAATCGCAGGCAGAATCAGAATCGACGCTGCAAACGTCTGAAGCAAGCGGGCCGCTGCTCGGCCTCGACGACGCGCATTCGTCCTTCCTGCGCCTGCTCGTGACGCGCGGGTCGTGGACGCGCGCCGAACTCGCCGATGCCGCGTCGCATCTCGAACTGATGCTGGACGGCGCGATCGAACAGGTAAACGAGGCGTCGCTCGACCGTTGGGACGAGCCGCTCACGGACGGAGACGATCCCGTCGAAATCAATCAGGAAGTCGCACAAAGGTTGGCTGCATGA
- a CDS encoding ATP-binding protein: MTTIRPRDRDAVLQSLRAGVVPRIGQHLIQVGRAHELEALLKDIERVADGGSAFRIVVGEYGAGKTFFLNLVRAIALEKKLVTVHADLNPDRRLHASGGQARSLYAELVKNMATRTKPEGGALAGVVEKFIGQAKTEAKATGRTSDEVIRAQLSQLTEMVNGYDFADVIAAYCRGFEEGNEKLKSDAVRWLRGEFTTRTDARQALGVRTIVDDASMYDQLKLLGRFVRLAGYSGLMVCLDEMVNLYKLANVQARNANYEQILRILNDSLQGTAEGLGFVLGGTPEFLLDTRRGLYSYAALQSRLAENAFATNGLVDYSGPVIRLAALTPEDFYVLLDKLRIVYAFGDASKALVPEEAIPAFMAHCATRLGEAYFRTPRTTITAFINFLAVLEQNPSADWRALIGSMDIERDTGGAADIVNDAAPDSDDELASFRLN; encoded by the coding sequence ATGACAACGATCCGCCCCAGGGACCGCGACGCGGTCCTGCAATCCCTGCGTGCCGGCGTGGTGCCGCGCATCGGGCAACATCTGATCCAGGTCGGGCGCGCGCACGAACTCGAAGCATTGCTGAAGGACATCGAGCGCGTTGCGGACGGCGGCTCGGCGTTCCGCATCGTGGTCGGCGAATACGGCGCGGGCAAGACATTCTTCCTCAACCTCGTGCGCGCCATCGCGCTCGAGAAAAAGCTCGTCACCGTTCATGCCGACCTGAATCCGGACCGGCGTCTGCATGCATCGGGCGGCCAGGCGCGCTCGCTGTACGCGGAGCTGGTGAAGAACATGGCGACGCGCACGAAGCCGGAAGGCGGCGCGCTGGCAGGCGTGGTCGAGAAGTTCATCGGCCAGGCGAAGACGGAAGCGAAGGCGACGGGCCGCACCAGCGACGAAGTGATCCGCGCGCAGCTGTCGCAACTGACCGAGATGGTCAACGGCTACGATTTCGCCGACGTGATCGCCGCTTACTGCCGCGGCTTCGAAGAAGGCAACGAGAAGCTCAAGAGCGATGCCGTGCGCTGGCTGCGCGGCGAGTTCACGACGCGCACCGACGCGCGCCAGGCGCTCGGCGTGCGCACCATCGTCGACGACGCGAGCATGTACGATCAACTGAAGCTGCTCGGACGTTTCGTGCGGCTCGCGGGCTATAGCGGACTGATGGTGTGTCTCGACGAGATGGTGAATCTCTACAAGCTCGCGAATGTGCAGGCGCGCAACGCGAACTACGAGCAGATCCTGCGTATCCTGAACGACTCGCTGCAAGGCACGGCGGAAGGGCTCGGTTTCGTGCTGGGCGGCACGCCCGAGTTTCTGCTCGACACGCGCCGCGGCCTCTATAGCTACGCCGCGCTGCAATCGCGGCTCGCGGAAAACGCCTTCGCGACCAATGGGCTCGTCGATTACAGCGGCCCCGTGATCCGCCTCGCCGCGCTCACGCCGGAAGACTTCTATGTGCTGCTCGACAAGCTGCGCATCGTCTACGCGTTCGGCGACGCGAGCAAGGCGCTCGTGCCCGAGGAAGCGATTCCCGCGTTCATGGCGCATTGCGCGACGCGGCTTGGCGAAGCCTATTTCCGGACTCCGCGCACGACGATCACCGCGTTCATCAATTTCCTCGCGGTGCTGGAGCAAAACCCATCGGCCGACTGGCGCGCGCTGATCGGCAGCATGGATATCGAGCGCGACACGGGCGGCGCGGCCGACATCGTCAACGACGCCGCTCCCGATAGCGACGATGAGCTTGCAAGCTTCCGGCTCAACTGA
- a CDS encoding DEAD/DEAH box helicase codes for MSLQASGSTESRSFDLLDERIRRWIWREGWTELRDAQERAVPALIEADRDVIIAAATAAGKTEAAFLPILSNLLRDTPCSGSVLYISPLKALINDQWSRLDNLCDALEIPVTGWHGDVSSGRKQRFVKKPTGVLLITPESLEAMFVTRGASLEATFGALRYVVVDELHAFIGSERGMQLQSLMRRVDRVCGRNVPRVGLSATLGDMRLAADFLRPRKAQDVQIIESGSTGQELKILIKGYVEKPPRIQFEPGIENPGLEDVVPASTVEVANHMVKVLRGSNNLIFPNSRRQVELYADLLRRACERDGYPNEFWPHHGSLSKELREQTEQALKAGDRPASAVCTTTLELGIDIGAVKSVVQVGAPPSVASLRQRLGRSGRRKGEAAILRCYDVEAEVHSGSDLSDRLRESLVQSVAMVNLLLRGWFEPPRERGMHPSTLVQQILSIIAERGGASAGELWDTLVATGPFGTVDKPTFAAILRGLGTKDLLVQEAGGLLLHGVAGERLVNHYEFYASFSTDDEFRIVAGAKVLGSVPVSRPLSPGQGLVFGGQRWRVQDVDAGKKTVYVMPDQGGVPPVFDGGGSLVHDEVRREMFNVLKDGAPVVFLDTTGRELLEEARRYFASNELATRSVFTHGGSTVLATWSGDWINDALVVLLRAEGLDAWNQGPIVSVRVAGSVKDALQRIAALTPSQTKEALRAIGNIDNEKWDWTLPDDVKRDAYASLRLDIPGAQALARRLATACE; via the coding sequence ATGAGCTTGCAAGCTTCCGGCTCAACTGAGTCGCGCAGCTTCGATCTGCTCGACGAGCGCATTCGCCGCTGGATCTGGCGCGAAGGCTGGACCGAGCTGCGCGACGCGCAGGAGCGGGCGGTGCCCGCGCTGATCGAGGCCGACCGCGACGTGATCATCGCTGCGGCGACGGCGGCAGGCAAGACGGAAGCCGCGTTCCTCCCGATTCTTTCGAACCTGCTGCGCGACACGCCGTGCAGCGGTTCGGTGCTGTACATCAGTCCGCTGAAGGCGCTGATCAACGATCAATGGTCGCGCCTCGACAACCTGTGCGATGCGCTGGAGATTCCCGTCACCGGCTGGCATGGCGATGTGTCGTCGGGACGCAAGCAGCGCTTCGTGAAGAAGCCGACGGGCGTGCTTTTGATCACGCCCGAGTCGCTCGAAGCGATGTTCGTCACGCGCGGCGCGTCGCTGGAAGCGACGTTTGGCGCGTTGCGCTACGTGGTCGTCGACGAGTTGCATGCGTTCATCGGCTCCGAGCGCGGCATGCAGTTGCAGTCGCTGATGCGGCGCGTCGATCGCGTGTGCGGGCGCAACGTGCCGCGGGTCGGTTTGTCGGCGACGCTCGGCGACATGCGCCTTGCCGCGGATTTTCTGCGCCCGCGCAAGGCGCAGGACGTGCAGATCATCGAGTCCGGCAGCACGGGCCAGGAACTGAAGATCCTGATCAAGGGCTATGTCGAAAAGCCGCCGCGCATCCAGTTCGAGCCGGGCATCGAGAATCCCGGCCTCGAAGACGTCGTGCCCGCCAGCACCGTCGAGGTCGCGAATCATATGGTCAAGGTGCTGCGCGGCTCGAACAATCTGATTTTTCCCAACAGCCGCCGGCAGGTCGAGCTCTACGCCGATCTGTTACGCCGCGCCTGCGAGCGCGATGGCTATCCGAACGAATTCTGGCCGCATCACGGCAGTCTGTCGAAAGAACTGCGCGAGCAGACCGAGCAGGCGCTGAAGGCGGGCGATCGCCCCGCGAGTGCTGTCTGCACGACGACGCTGGAACTCGGCATCGACATCGGCGCGGTGAAAAGCGTCGTGCAGGTGGGGGCGCCGCCGTCGGTGGCGAGCTTGCGGCAGCGGCTCGGACGTTCCGGGCGCCGCAAGGGCGAAGCCGCGATTCTGCGCTGCTATGACGTGGAAGCGGAAGTGCACAGCGGTTCCGATCTGTCGGACCGGCTGCGCGAGAGCCTCGTGCAATCGGTGGCGATGGTGAACCTGCTGCTGCGCGGCTGGTTCGAGCCGCCGCGCGAGCGCGGCATGCATCCTTCGACGCTCGTGCAGCAGATTCTGTCGATCATCGCCGAACGCGGCGGCGCGAGCGCGGGCGAGCTGTGGGACACGCTGGTGGCGACAGGCCCGTTCGGCACGGTCGACAAGCCGACGTTCGCCGCGATCCTGCGCGGCCTCGGCACGAAGGATCTGCTGGTGCAGGAAGCGGGCGGCTTGCTGCTGCATGGCGTGGCGGGCGAGCGCCTCGTCAATCACTACGAGTTCTACGCATCGTTCTCGACCGACGACGAATTTCGCATTGTCGCGGGCGCGAAGGTGCTCGGCTCGGTGCCCGTGTCGCGTCCGCTGTCGCCGGGACAGGGGCTCGTGTTCGGCGGTCAGCGCTGGCGCGTGCAGGATGTCGATGCGGGCAAAAAGACCGTGTACGTGATGCCCGATCAGGGCGGCGTGCCGCCCGTGTTCGACGGCGGCGGCTCGCTCGTGCATGACGAGGTGCGGCGCGAGATGTTCAATGTGCTGAAGGATGGCGCGCCCGTCGTGTTTCTCGATACCACGGGCCGCGAGCTACTCGAAGAGGCACGCCGGTACTTCGCGTCGAACGAACTGGCCACGCGCTCCGTGTTCACGCACGGCGGCAGTACGGTGCTCGCGACATGGTCCGGCGACTGGATCAACGATGCCCTCGTCGTGCTGCTGCGCGCCGAAGGACTCGACGCATGGAATCAGGGGCCGATAGTCAGCGTGCGGGTAGCCGGTTCAGTGAAGGATGCGCTGCAACGCATCGCCGCGCTGACGCCCTCGCAGACCAAGGAGGCACTGCGCGCGATCGGCAACATCGACAACGAGAAATGGGACTGGACCTTGCCCGACGACGTGAAGCGCGACGCGTACGCATCGCTGCGGCTCGACATCCCGGGCGCACAGGCCCTGGCGCGGCGGCTCGCGACAGCGTGCGAATGA